The genome window GCCCTGCCACCGGGTCATCGGCAAAGACGGCGGGCTCACCGGCTTCAGCGCCGGCATCGAGCTGAAAAGACGCCTGCTCGATCTGGAATCTCCACCTCACATGAAAAACAGGGCTCATTAAACACGAAGTGAAACTGTGCCGTTGCATCGCATTTTACCTTGTGCTATACTCTCTACCTGTGGGCGCGGAAAATCGGCGACACCTCAATGCGCTCTAAAGCAGGCCAAAGCCTGCAAATTTTATTAGAAGGAGCGAGGTCAAATGCGAAAGTATCTGAAATTATCCTTATTCGCCCTCATGGCCGTAGCACTGGTTGCAACGTGTGCTATCGGCTGCGGCGATGGAAACGGGGACAATGGAGAGAAAGAAGCCTACAAGATAGGAGCGCTGTTCTCTACTACGGGTGCCCAGTCCAACCTGGGAGTTCCTGAGGAGTATACCGTTGAGATGCTCGTTGACAAAATCAACGATGCCGGCGGGATAAACGGGCATCCGCTCGAAGTAATCATCTACAACGACGAGACCGATTCCACCAAGTGCGCCACGCTGGCCACTAAACTTATCGAAGAGGACGAAGTGCTGGCCATCATTGGCCCCACCGGTACCGGAAACAGCATGGCCATCATCGATACCATAACAACCGCGGAGATACCATTGGTATCCTGCGCCGCGGGCGCCAGCATCACCTCGCCGGTTGAGGAAAGATACTGGGTATTCAAGACCCCGCAAACGGACAAACAGGTAGTCACCGAAATTTACGTATATCTTCAGAGCATCGGCGTCACTAAGGTCGCCATCATAACTTCAACCTCCGGATTCGGCCAGGGCGGCAAAACATACCTAGAATCCGAAGCAGCCACCTATGGCATTACGCTTGTAGACAACCAGACGTTCGGATCGGACGACACCAGCATGATATCCCAGCTTACCCATATAAAGGGTACGGACGCAGAGGCGGTTATCTGCTGGGATACGGACAAGGCTTCCGCCGTGGTAGCCAAAGACATGCAGACGCTACAGTTTGAGATACCGCTTTTCTGCAGCCACGGAATCGCTAACCAGGACTTCATCGATGCAGCCGGCGACGCGGCAAACGGCGTCATCTTCCCTGCCGGCAAGCTACTCGTTGTAGATGAGGTTCCGGCAAGCGACCCGCAGAAGGATGTCCTTACTGAGTACAGGGATGAGTACCTGGCTGAGTATCCCGGAGAAAGCATCAGCACCTTCGGCGGTCACGNNNNNNNNNNAGTTGTGAATGCTCTCGAGGACCTGGACGAAGGCTTGAGCCTGGATGATGCCAGAGCCCAGTTAAGAGACTTGATTGAGGAAACGACCGATTTCATCGGTATAAGCGGCATCTTCACGATGTCTCCCACCGACCACCTCGGCATGCAACCCGGTTCTCTGGCACTGATTGAGATAGTCGATGGGACATGGACGGTGTCTCAGTAAGAAATTGACTGTGCTCTAGACTATTGATATTATGAGGGGGGGAGCTTAGCTTTCCCCCCTTTTTTATTGCCGCGTGGCTTTGGGAACTTTTTAAATGT of Dehalococcoidia bacterium contains these proteins:
- a CDS encoding MGMT family protein; translation: TRTYKWIAQRIGSPSSARAVGQALKSNPFPIIVPCHRVIGKDGGLTGFSAGIELKRRLLDLESPPHMKNRAH
- a CDS encoding ABC transporter substrate-binding protein, yielding MRKYLKLSLFALMAVALVATCAIGCGDGNGDNGEKEAYKIGALFSTTGAQSNLGVPEEYTVEMLVDKINDAGGINGHPLEVIIYNDETDSTKCATLATKLIEEDEVLAIIGPTGTGNSMAIIDTITTAEIPLVSCAAGASITSPVEERYWVFKTPQTDKQVVTEIYVYLQSIGVTKVAIITSTSGFGQGGKTYLESEAATYGITLVDNQTFGSDDTSMISQLTHIKGTDAEAVICWDTDKASAVVAKDMQTLQFEIPLFCSHGIANQDFIDAAGDAANGVIFPAGKLLVVDEVPASDPQKDVLTEYRDEYLAEYPGESISTFGGH